AGACGTTATGTCTGAGCTTTTCAAAGATCTGTCTGAAGCCTCGGTTGTGGGGCTTGATATCGTTTTTTCGGAAACATCAGATGAAGAGAAGGATAACCTGCTCGCAGATACTATCTATAATAACGGTAATATTATACTTGGTTATTTTTTTCGTGATGTTGCCACCGAGGAGACAACAGAGCTGGATGTTGATTACTTGCAGGATTGCGCTTATATGAACTTCAGCCTGCTGGATGATGTTGTTGGGGTAAAGGAATTTCCATATGCAGAAGTAAATATACCTATTATCGCTGAATCAGCCCTTACCTGTGCATATTTCAGCACAGAGCCGGATGCCGACGGACTTTACCGTCGTTACCCGCTTGCTTATATCCACAAAGGCTACATCCTGCCCCCTCTCGCTGTTCAGATGCTTCGCTATTCACTCAACAAAGAAGTTGATCTTAAACTGGATAAAAATGGTGTAAGGTCTTTTGACATAGGCGATATTGATATTAAAAATCACTCCTACATACGTCTTAATTTTTATGATGAAGTTCAATATGTTTCAGCCTATGAGGTGCTTGACGGCACTGTCCCCCCCTCATATTTCAAAGATAAAATGGTTATCGTAGGTGTTACAGAGGTCGGTGTTTATGATATGCGTCCAACACCAATCAACTCTATAACCCCCGGGGTATCACTGCATTATGTTGCACTCAGCAATCTTTTACAGGATGAACTGCTTACAACATCTGAACTTGCGGATTATCTTAGCATATTTCTGACCCTTATTGTTATGCTTGGTATCTCTTTCATGCGCAAGCAGGTGCATAGGATAGGGCTTTATACTGTTGCACTGATTGTTTCAGGCGGGGCGTCTTATTGTATGTTTTTCTTTGGCAACTATTGGCAGCACGAGTTTTTCACTGTTGCGCCTTCGATTATATTTATAGCCAGTCTGGAATCATTTGCGTTCTTTACTGTTGAGCGTAAGGCGAAAGAGGTGAAGAAGGCTTTCAGTTCTTATGTTTCGCCCGCGCTGGTGGAAGAGATCCAGAAAGACCCCGATAAGCTCAAACTTGGTGGAGAGGAGAGATGTGTTTCGATAATGTTTTCTGATATACGGGGCTTCACATCCCTGTCAGAAAGCCTTTCTGCTCCGGAGCTTGTTTCCATGCTTAATAAGATACATGGTCCTATGACAAATGTTGTGCTGAACAATAAAGGGATGCTCGACAAATATATAGGCGATGCAATGATGGTGCTGTATAACACTCCTCTCGACCTTGAAGATCATGCAGATATGGCTGTTTATTCTGCGTTGGAGCTTATACGCACTCTCCACACCATAAATGAACGTTTCACTGTTGAAGGGCTTCCTAACATTGATATTGGTATAGGTATCAACACAGGTCTTGCCGTTTGTGGTAATATGGGTTCACAGGTGCGTTTTGAGTACACAGCGATAGGTGACAGTGTAAACCTTGCTTCAAGACTGGAAGGACTTTGTAAAGTATATAAAACCCGTATAGTTGTCAGTGAACACACGAAGGATATGTGCAGTCTGCATTTTCTTATGCGTAAGCTGGATAATGTAAAAGTTAAGGGGAAACATAAGCCCGTAGCTATATTCGAGGTTATGGAGGATACGGAGGAACTCAGAGAACTGAAAGAAAAATATGAAAAAGCTCTCGAAATGTATTTCAGCAGGCAGTTCGAAGACGCTTTCAAAGCCTTTGAAAAACTGGCAGAGGAAGGCGACAAAACATCAGAAGTGTTTCTGGAACGCTGTGAACATTATAAAGACGATCCACCGCAGGATGACTGGGACGGTTCGTTCACGATGAAGAGTAAATAATAAGAATGACGGAGATAAAAATGAAAAAGATAGCAGTTATGACAAGCGGTGGTGACAGCCCGGGGATGAACGCAGGTATCAGAAGTGTTGTCCGCACAGGGCTTGCGAATGATATCGAAGTATATGGGATTGAACAGGGGTTCAAAGGGCTGATAGAAGGGCAGATTCGTAAGCTCAACAGCCGGGATGTTTCAAATACTATCCAGCGTGGCGGAACATTTCTCCGCAGTGCCAGATGTATGGAATTCAAAACAGAAGCAGGTCAGAAGAAGGCTCTGGATAATCTTGAATCATTCGGTATAGAAGGTTTGATTGTCATAGGCGGTGACGGTTCTCTGACAGGAGCTAAAATTCTGTATGAAAAATATGGTGTAAAGGTTGTCGGTATGCCCGGATCCATTGATAATGATATTTACGGAACAAGTATATCTATAGGTGTTGACACTGCTCTTAATAATATTGCAAGAGCTGTGGACATGATCAACGAAACAGCCAGCTCGCACGACAGAACTTTCATTATCGAAGTTATGGGGCGGCACTGCGGATATCTGGCGCTTATGTCTGCTATAGCCTGCGGGGCGGAAGCTGTTATCATTCCTGAAATAGAATACAACCTTGAAAATATAATAGATAAGATAAAGCAGAGGTATGTTGAAGGTAAATCCAGAAGTGTTGTCATTGTTGCAGAGGGTGCCGGAAGTGCTGTGGATTTTGGCAAAGCATTTCAGCTTATCGGCGGTTTTGATACACGAATTACCGTTCTTGGTCACCTTCAGAGAGGGGGGAGCCCGACTGTTTTCGACAGGACACTCGCCACAAGAATGGGAGCAGCGGCTGTTGACGGACTTCTTGCCGGACATGGCGGTGTTATGACAGCTCTTGCCGGACGCGAAATATCACTTATTGATCTTGATGTAGTTCTGTCTAACAAGCGTGAGCTCGACACTAAATTTATGGAGATTGCCGAGGATCTCAGCCTCTGATGAGTGTTACAACAAAAGGCGGAGACAAAGGGAAGACCTCCCTATATAGCGGTCAAAGGGTTTCTAAGGATGATATCCGAATTGAAACAGTGGGGACAGGCGATGAGCTTGTTTCTAATCTCGGAGAGTTAAAATTTTTTGTTCCTGACTATAAGGGAACCATAGACCGTGTGCAAAAGAACCTCTTTGTTGTAAATGCCCACTGCGCAGATATGGATGGTGGACGGTATGATGTTGCAGAGGAGGAGACAGACTTTCTGGAGTCGTTTATAAAAGAGGGTGAAAAGCGGCTTGACCTGAAAGGCTTTATACTCCCGTCTGAAAACAGGAGCGCAGCTAAGGCAGATGTGTGCAGAACAGTTTGCCGCAGATTTGAAAGAAGATTGATAAGTTTATCCGCTTGTGCTAATGTTAGCCCTGCTGTTTTAAAATACATTAACAGGCTGTCAGATTTCCTTTATATCATGGCACGCCTCGTTGGAAAGGAGAATGACTGATGTCACTGAAAGATCAGATAACTGCTGATATGAAAACATATATGAAAGAGAAAAATACTGTTGCTCTTGGCGCAGTGCGTATGCTCCGTTCCGAGATAAAGAATGTTGAGATAGACAATAAAATAGAGCTTGATGATGCTGCCGTGCAGAAAGTTATAGCCACTGCTATCAAAAAGCGTAAAGATGCCGCAGAGCAGTATACCAACGCAGACAGACCTGAGCTCGCTGCCAAAGAGATGGAAGAGGCAGAAATTCTTTCCGCTTATATGCCTCTGCAGATGAGCGAGGCAGAAGTTAAGGCTATTGTTGAGAAAGCTTGTGAAGGTGTTGATACATCTGATAAAAGAATGTTCGGTAAGGTTATGCAGGACGTTATGGCAAAATCTCAGGGACGTGCGGACGGTAAGGTCGTCAATCAGCTTGTGAGGGAAGCATTTGATGGGAATAATTGACATTGTACTGCTGATAATAATCGGCGTTTTTGCTGTTAAAGGGCTTATTAAAGGTCTTGTTATGGAGATCTTTGGTCTGATAGCTCTGGTTGCGGGCTATATTGCAGGATTTAAATATTCACATGTATTTTCTAACCCCATATCAGCTCTCGGGCTGAATGAAAAGGCGTCCGATGCTCTCGGTTATGTTGTAGGCTTTTTACTTGCCTACATTATTGTTGTGCTCATCGGCAACATTTTAAGTAAGGCTTTTAAAGAGATAAAATTAGGAGCTGTCAACAGGGGCGGAGGGTTCTTCTTCGGCGGGATAAAGTCTGCGGTTATCTTAGGTCTTATCCTCAGCGCAGTTATAACCGTTGCTCCTAAAGATGCGGCATTTACAAAAAACCTCCAAAGCGGTGTTGTGTCCGGCAGTCTGGCAAAGGTTGCTCCTTTTGTTTATAAAGTGATGAACAAGATACCTGATGTGAAAAAGATAAATCCTTTTGATATACCAGAAATACCTAAAAGCAGGGATGCCCTTGACATGCTGGAGGATGACGCTCTGAAAGATGCTCTGGATGCGGTTAAAAACTCTAAGGCCGTTGAAGAGATCAGAGATCTGCCGGAGAATACAAAAGATACTATAAAGGGACTTACGGAAGAGAAACCTCTGGAAGACCCCCTTGGAGATATGCAGAAGGACTAAATGATTCACCTTGAAACCCTTGAGTTTGGTTTATTTAAAGAATATATGATGCGAGGCTTTACGTCCTCTTTTTCCAAAAAGAGGCTGGAAGCCCTTAAACCCTATTATGCTCTCGAAAAAATAGAAAAATATAAAAATGAACTGTCGGAAGCTATCGGATATGTACGTAATTCTGATATGCATATTCCTGCGGACTATGAGTTCATAGCTCTTTATCCGAGGTTTGATGATCCGCTGCTTTTTCTGGAACCGGAAGAACTTATCGTATTCAGTCATTTTTTTAAAAATGTCAAAGAGATAAAGAAAAGTCTTATAGATGCTGGTGTGAGTGCATTAAAAGTTTATCTGTCTGACATATATACATTGTCTGAGATTACAGATGACATAGACGATACTGTGAACGATAAAGGGGAGATTAAAGACTCTGCCTCTGTAAAACTGCTGAATGTACGAACTGAGCTAAAAACTGTGCGTAAGCAGATTCAAAAAGAGCTGTCCGGAGTTTTTGCCCATAGCTCTTCTACCAAGTTTATTCAGGAAAATGTCATAACCGAACGGAGCGGGCGCTTTACTATCCCCTGTAAGACGAATTTTAAGCAGTACATTCAGGGGATTGTTCATGACAGGTCAGCCAGCGGTCAGACCCTTTTCGTAGAGCCTTCAAATACTGTCGGGATGAATAATACCCAGCAGGAGCTTCTGGCTGCGGAGCGTGAAGAATCCGTCCGAATACTTAAAGAGCTCTCCGTAAGGATATTTGAGAGCCTATACGAGATCAATACAACGATAGAAGCATATACTGAGCTTGCTTTTCATCTGGAAACCGCAAAGTTCTATAAGGGGAAGCCCTATGTTTTCCCTGAGTTTACAGACAGTATTGAGTTCCGAAACATACATCACCCCGTGATATACCTTGAAAAGGGTGAAGAGTCTGTCCCCCTTGATTTTTCATTAAGTTCAGCCGAGCTTACGGCCGTAGTTACAGGTCCGAACACCGGCGGGAAAACCGCTGCACTGAAGTCCATAGGGCTGAATCATGTTCTTGGTAAATGCGGACTGCCTTTGATAGGCAAATCTGCCAGATTGGTTAACTTTAAAAATATCCTTGCGGATATAGGAGATAAGCAGTCCCTTGTGATGGATCTCTCCACTTTCAGCGCCCATATGGTAAACATCAGGGACATAATAAAAAAAGCAGACAGTGACACTCTCGTCCTTTTGGATGAGGCGGGGACGGGCACTGAACCGCAGGAAGGCGCAGCGCTTGCCGTCGCTGTATGTACAACACTCGCAGATAAAAGAACAAAATCTGTTGTTACAACTCACTTCGGAGAGATGAAAAACTATGCACTCTCCACTGACTCAGCGCTAATCTATGCTGTGGATTTTGATTATAAGGATTTTTCACCTAAATACCGTCTGCTGAAAGGAGTTACAGGGAAATCTGATCCGCTTGTGATTGCACGAAGACTAAATTTTCCGGAAGACGTTGTCAGGCTGGCGTCCTCTATGATTGATAAAAAGAAGAGTCAGGCAGATTTATCTGTGGAAGAGATAAGCCGGATGCAGGCAGACCTTGAAGGGCGTTTAAAAGACTATGAAGAGCGTATGGCAAGCCTTCAGGAGCTCGAACAGCGCTATAAGGAAAAGGAAGAGCGCCTGAAAGAGCGTCTCGCTAAGAAAGAGACAGAGCTTCTGGAAGATACTGTCCGTATGTATAACAGAGCTAAACGACTTGCTGAAAAACCACAGAAGGTTAAAGAGTCTGTTGAAGAAGAGATAAAAAGAGCGTCTGATAAACTTGTAAAAACAAAAAAGAAGATTAAGCCTGTTGAGGGGATTAGAGCGGGCGACCTGATTCATCTGGAAAGATATGGTAAAAATGCAAAAATCCTGGAAGTTGAAGGTAATTCTGCCCGGATGGATATTGGCGGAATGAAGATATCTATGAAACTGAGTGAAATAGTCGGTAAGAAAGTTACCGATAGCGAGAAAATTCAGCAGGATGTGCGTGTCAGCAAAGAGGTGCAGACGGAAGGACGCTCAGAGCTGGTGCTTGTCGGCAAGCGTGTGGAAGAGGGACTTGATCTGCTGGACAGAAAGCTTGACGATTCTCTGCTGGCAGGGCACTCAAAGCTTTTTGTTGTTCACGGAAGAGGTTCCGGTCAGCTCCGTAAAGCTGTTCATGAATACCTGCGCACCGACCAGAGGGCACAGTCCTATGCCCTTGCTACCAACGAAGAGGGCGGTCAGGCGGTAACTGTTGTTCAAATATAATATTGACAATATTTGTCTTTTTAGTAATACTTAACAAGGTTAATTTTTTAATTGTTATCAAATGAGGTTATCATGCAGGATACAGAAGTAAAGATTGGCGAACGTGTGCGTAAGATAAGGAACGAGAGAGGGTTGACTCTACAGGATGTCGCTAACTTTACAGGCTTTTCAAAGGCACTTATCTCTCAGATAGAAAACAATATTGTCATGCCTCCTATAAATACTTTGTCTAAAATTGCAAAAGTTCTAAATGTTAAAATGACATATTTCTTTGAAGAAGAGATAAACCAGAAAGATTACTATGTTGTCAAAAAAGATCAGAAAAAGTTTATATTCCGCGAAGGTGTTAAGCACGGCTATATGTATGAGGAACTAGCGAAAGTTAAATCGTTTGATTATCTTGATCTGCTGTTGGTGACTATCAAACCCGACAAACGGGATGAGAAACTTTTCAGCCATGAGGGTTACGAGTATATGTTTGTCGTTGAAGGCGGAATGAGTATGAAGATGGGTAATGATGTTATCGATCTGTACGCGGGTGACTCAATAGCCTTTAATTCTAAAATCCCCCATGCAGCGGTACCACTTGATGATCAGACAGCGCTCGTTCTTTGTGCCCATCTTAAAGTTGAAGCTCTCCGGGAATTTCTTCAGAACAATTAACCTTTAAAAAAAACTGCAAGTTCGTCCAGACGTGACAGACAGCGGTACAGCTTTTTCTGAAAGCTGGATTCAAGGAGTTCCGGAGGGAACAGATCAGAAAGATCGCAGGATCCTTTGATGAAAAGCTTTGTGTTATAATAGTAACAGACATCTATCAGCTGGTTGAAGCGCAGAGCATTATTAAGCTGTACAAAAGGGCGCAGCCCGTCTATGAAGATCGCCTCAACTTTTGAAGGGATTGCGTAATATTTGAAGGGGTGGTTTGATTCCAGTATTTTATTAAGTGACTCGAACCCTATTTTTGTCTTTGGTTTATCCTTTGGTTCGTATCCGGCAAATGCGTCATTAAAGTTATTTTCTGAAACGGATTTGCGGAGTATTTTGTGTTTTTTGCGATAATCTTCGCCTTCTACTACAAAAGATTCAAAGCTTTCAATAATATTTCCGATCTGTTTGCCGAAATTCTCAAGACTTACCACACGTCCTTTCCCCAGATCGGCAGGCAGTGTGTTGGATGTTGTGATAACGAGTGTTTTCTTATCAAGTTCTCTGAAAAATTTTGACATGATATGTACCATAGCAGGATCATCAAGCTCAAATTCATCGATAAGAAGAAGGTTCAGGCTGGAAAAGTGTTTGATGCAGTTTTCCACACCCAGATAGTGAAAGAAGTAGTTCATTTCGCCAAAGCTGAGGAAAGCTTTGTTATTTTCGCATTTGTTGTAACAGGCACTTAAGAGATGTGTTTTGCCTATTCCGTAACTTCCGTCTATATAAAGATGTTTTTGAATTTTGTCAGAATTTTTAGTTTTAGATTTTTTTCTGCTGAAAAGTGGAAAAAACTTCTTAACCGGAGCAGCATTGGGATAGTCGCTGTCTTTCATACTATTTAAACTTTCCTGAAGCTTTTCTTTTATCATTGACTGAGACAGGAAATTCTCGTCGGGTATATAATTTTCAAATGTACAGTGAGAGAACTTGGGGTGCGGGCGGAGATTACTGAAACAGTCCTCTACGGAGATATCAAAGCTTATGTCATGCAGGTCGGTATACTTTTCAGGTGAGCTCATATATAATAACTCTCTCTCATATTTATATTATGAATAAGTTCATATGGGAGATAAATATATATTAATATACGGGGGAATGCAATGCTTTCAAAGATAGAAAAAGCGGTTACGAAAGCAGGTGAACATCTGCTGAAAGGCTTTAACAGTGTTAAGGAGATTTCTTATAAAGGGAAGATAGATATTGTCACTCAGTTTGATGTTGAAGTGGAAAAAATACTGCTTAATGAACTTTCTTTCATGATGCCTGAGTATGGTTTTGTAGCAGAGGAAACTGCCCAGCAGAAGACTGACAAGAAGAAAGTCGTTTATATCGATCCCATTGACGGAACAACAAATTTTGTGCATGGTTTCCCTTTTTGCTGTGTTTCTGTTGGGGTTTATGAAGAGGGGGAAGGAATATATGGAGTTATATATAATCCGATTTTACGTGAAATGTTTATTGCAGAAAAAGGGCAAGGTGCATATCTTAATAGGCAGAAAATACAAGTTTCCAGTAAACACAACATACAGGAAGCGCTTGTTGCTACCGGGTTCCCTTACAGCATTGCAGAGGGTAACCCCCAGGCAGCTTTAGAACTTTTGGGTACAATATTAAAAAACACAAGGGGTATCAGAAGGGCAGGTTCGGCAGCATTGGATTTATGCTATGTTGCTAAAGGCGTTTTTGATGCATATTATGAGTTTGATCTTAGTCCATGGGATATTGCTGCGGGGGCAGTAATAGCCGGAGAAGCCGAAGCGCATGTTTGCGGAAAAGACTTTTCAAAATCACCTGATATGTATGAAAAATTTATTATGGCTGTAACACCTGATATCTCAGACAGATTACACAAAATGCTTTTTATGTAATTACTTTGTGAAATAATCTTTTTTTTGTTTTTTAGTTAAAAAAATTATTTCATGAAAAGTTGTATAATTATGCTTTTTGTGTATTGTGATGTGTAAAAATTAGACATTAAAAACATACAAAATGCGTTTGAGAGCAGTAAAATACATAATTATCGGTATTTACAGAGGTTTTCAAACAATATATGTTTCAATATGTTTAAAACACAGGTGAAACCTCTAATGATTTCTGTTCTTGTTTACAGTAATAATACTCTTTTTAGGGAGTATCTTTTAAGTGTGGTAAATGACATCAATGGTGTCGGAAACGTAATCGGATCGGATAGTGTATGTGCGCTTAGTGATTCAATTGCAGTATCATACCCTGACTATATTATTATCGACCTGTTTTCCCGTGTGGCAGATGAAGAGATACTTAATTTACTTAAGAATAAGTATGATACTTCAAAAGTTGTTGTGCTCACCACAAAGCAAAATGATATGCTGACTTATTTTTCATATACTTATGGTGTAAGACACTACGTCTATCTTGACGCTGACGTTGATGAGATCATAGCAGGTCTTTGTGAGGTTCTCGGAGGGCTTTCTGAGAATAACTGTAAGAAGAGGAATGGTTCCCTGACCAGCAGGGAGTGCGAGATACTGAAGCTTATAGCTTCCGGTAAAACCAGCAGAGAAATCGGCGAAATGCTCTGCATAAGCAAGAATACTGTTGATACACACCGAAATAAGATGCTTCAGAAGCTTAATCTGGCAAATTCAGCGTCTCTTGTCCACTATGCTTTTGTGTCTGGTCTGGTCTAGGTCCTTTCCCGCAGCTTTTTTTTAAGTTAATTGTAAATAAAGCTCCTTTCCCGCTGTTTTCTGCTTTGACAGTTCCGTTCATGTGGTTTTCTATTATGCTTTTTGCCATATAAAGACCAATACCCGTACCTTTTGTGGATTTTGTTGTAAAGTAAGGTTCAAATATCCTGTCCATTATGTTTGCAGGTATCCCCCCTGCGTTGTCGGATATACTGATCTCTATGGTTTGCTGCATACATGAAATTACAATGTTTATACTGCCTTTTAAAGCAGCTTCCTTCTGCTTATCTATAATTGCATCTCTTGCGTTGTTGATGAGGTTCATCAGCACCTGTTTGAATTCGTTAGGGTAACCGAAACTGTTGAAACATGAAATACTGATAGTAAAGCAATCTATGATGCAGAGTT
This window of the Denitrovibrio acetiphilus DSM 12809 genome carries:
- a CDS encoding CHASE2 domain-containing protein, whose amino-acid sequence is MYSVKVLLKNYRLISFIIISVFAVIGYCYQPAALQKFSLGLEDIKFSARSALGLAPTPDKDIIIIEVDEPSVNKVGRWPWNRDVMSELFKDLSEASVVGLDIVFSETSDEEKDNLLADTIYNNGNIILGYFFRDVATEETTELDVDYLQDCAYMNFSLLDDVVGVKEFPYAEVNIPIIAESALTCAYFSTEPDADGLYRRYPLAYIHKGYILPPLAVQMLRYSLNKEVDLKLDKNGVRSFDIGDIDIKNHSYIRLNFYDEVQYVSAYEVLDGTVPPSYFKDKMVIVGVTEVGVYDMRPTPINSITPGVSLHYVALSNLLQDELLTTSELADYLSIFLTLIVMLGISFMRKQVHRIGLYTVALIVSGGASYCMFFFGNYWQHEFFTVAPSIIFIASLESFAFFTVERKAKEVKKAFSSYVSPALVEEIQKDPDKLKLGGEERCVSIMFSDIRGFTSLSESLSAPELVSMLNKIHGPMTNVVLNNKGMLDKYIGDAMMVLYNTPLDLEDHADMAVYSALELIRTLHTINERFTVEGLPNIDIGIGINTGLAVCGNMGSQVRFEYTAIGDSVNLASRLEGLCKVYKTRIVVSEHTKDMCSLHFLMRKLDNVKVKGKHKPVAIFEVMEDTEELRELKEKYEKALEMYFSRQFEDAFKAFEKLAEEGDKTSEVFLERCEHYKDDPPQDDWDGSFTMKSK
- the pfkA gene encoding 6-phosphofructokinase gives rise to the protein MKKIAVMTSGGDSPGMNAGIRSVVRTGLANDIEVYGIEQGFKGLIEGQIRKLNSRDVSNTIQRGGTFLRSARCMEFKTEAGQKKALDNLESFGIEGLIVIGGDGSLTGAKILYEKYGVKVVGMPGSIDNDIYGTSISIGVDTALNNIARAVDMINETASSHDRTFIIEVMGRHCGYLALMSAIACGAEAVIIPEIEYNLENIIDKIKQRYVEGKSRSVVIVAEGAGSAVDFGKAFQLIGGFDTRITVLGHLQRGGSPTVFDRTLATRMGAAAVDGLLAGHGGVMTALAGREISLIDLDVVLSNKRELDTKFMEIAEDLSL
- a CDS encoding cob(I)yrinic acid a,c-diamide adenosyltransferase, whose amino-acid sequence is MSVTTKGGDKGKTSLYSGQRVSKDDIRIETVGTGDELVSNLGELKFFVPDYKGTIDRVQKNLFVVNAHCADMDGGRYDVAEEETDFLESFIKEGEKRLDLKGFILPSENRSAAKADVCRTVCRRFERRLISLSACANVSPAVLKYINRLSDFLYIMARLVGKEND
- a CDS encoding GatB/YqeY domain-containing protein encodes the protein MSLKDQITADMKTYMKEKNTVALGAVRMLRSEIKNVEIDNKIELDDAAVQKVIATAIKKRKDAAEQYTNADRPELAAKEMEEAEILSAYMPLQMSEAEVKAIVEKACEGVDTSDKRMFGKVMQDVMAKSQGRADGKVVNQLVREAFDGNN
- a CDS encoding CvpA family protein, which gives rise to MGIIDIVLLIIIGVFAVKGLIKGLVMEIFGLIALVAGYIAGFKYSHVFSNPISALGLNEKASDALGYVVGFLLAYIIVVLIGNILSKAFKEIKLGAVNRGGGFFFGGIKSAVILGLILSAVITVAPKDAAFTKNLQSGVVSGSLAKVAPFVYKVMNKIPDVKKINPFDIPEIPKSRDALDMLEDDALKDALDAVKNSKAVEEIRDLPENTKDTIKGLTEEKPLEDPLGDMQKD
- a CDS encoding endonuclease MutS2, giving the protein MIHLETLEFGLFKEYMMRGFTSSFSKKRLEALKPYYALEKIEKYKNELSEAIGYVRNSDMHIPADYEFIALYPRFDDPLLFLEPEELIVFSHFFKNVKEIKKSLIDAGVSALKVYLSDIYTLSEITDDIDDTVNDKGEIKDSASVKLLNVRTELKTVRKQIQKELSGVFAHSSSTKFIQENVITERSGRFTIPCKTNFKQYIQGIVHDRSASGQTLFVEPSNTVGMNNTQQELLAAEREESVRILKELSVRIFESLYEINTTIEAYTELAFHLETAKFYKGKPYVFPEFTDSIEFRNIHHPVIYLEKGEESVPLDFSLSSAELTAVVTGPNTGGKTAALKSIGLNHVLGKCGLPLIGKSARLVNFKNILADIGDKQSLVMDLSTFSAHMVNIRDIIKKADSDTLVLLDEAGTGTEPQEGAALAVAVCTTLADKRTKSVVTTHFGEMKNYALSTDSALIYAVDFDYKDFSPKYRLLKGVTGKSDPLVIARRLNFPEDVVRLASSMIDKKKSQADLSVEEISRMQADLEGRLKDYEERMASLQELEQRYKEKEERLKERLAKKETELLEDTVRMYNRAKRLAEKPQKVKESVEEEIKRASDKLVKTKKKIKPVEGIRAGDLIHLERYGKNAKILEVEGNSARMDIGGMKISMKLSEIVGKKVTDSEKIQQDVRVSKEVQTEGRSELVLVGKRVEEGLDLLDRKLDDSLLAGHSKLFVVHGRGSGQLRKAVHEYLRTDQRAQSYALATNEEGGQAVTVVQI
- a CDS encoding helix-turn-helix domain-containing protein produces the protein MQDTEVKIGERVRKIRNERGLTLQDVANFTGFSKALISQIENNIVMPPINTLSKIAKVLNVKMTYFFEEEINQKDYYVVKKDQKKFIFREGVKHGYMYEELAKVKSFDYLDLLLVTIKPDKRDEKLFSHEGYEYMFVVEGGMSMKMGNDVIDLYAGDSIAFNSKIPHAAVPLDDQTALVLCAHLKVEALREFLQNN
- the zapE gene encoding AFG1/ZapE family ATPase; translated protein: MSSPEKYTDLHDISFDISVEDCFSNLRPHPKFSHCTFENYIPDENFLSQSMIKEKLQESLNSMKDSDYPNAAPVKKFFPLFSRKKSKTKNSDKIQKHLYIDGSYGIGKTHLLSACYNKCENNKAFLSFGEMNYFFHYLGVENCIKHFSSLNLLLIDEFELDDPAMVHIMSKFFRELDKKTLVITTSNTLPADLGKGRVVSLENFGKQIGNIIESFESFVVEGEDYRKKHKILRKSVSENNFNDAFAGYEPKDKPKTKIGFESLNKILESNHPFKYYAIPSKVEAIFIDGLRPFVQLNNALRFNQLIDVCYYYNTKLFIKGSCDLSDLFPPELLESSFQKKLYRCLSRLDELAVFFKG
- a CDS encoding inositol monophosphatase family protein gives rise to the protein MLSKIEKAVTKAGEHLLKGFNSVKEISYKGKIDIVTQFDVEVEKILLNELSFMMPEYGFVAEETAQQKTDKKKVVYIDPIDGTTNFVHGFPFCCVSVGVYEEGEGIYGVIYNPILREMFIAEKGQGAYLNRQKIQVSSKHNIQEALVATGFPYSIAEGNPQAALELLGTILKNTRGIRRAGSAALDLCYVAKGVFDAYYEFDLSPWDIAAGAVIAGEAEAHVCGKDFSKSPDMYEKFIMAVTPDISDRLHKMLFM
- a CDS encoding response regulator transcription factor, whose product is MISVLVYSNNTLFREYLLSVVNDINGVGNVIGSDSVCALSDSIAVSYPDYIIIDLFSRVADEEILNLLKNKYDTSKVVVLTTKQNDMLTYFSYTYGVRHYVYLDADVDEIIAGLCEVLGGLSENNCKKRNGSLTSRECEILKLIASGKTSREIGEMLCISKNTVDTHRNKMLQKLNLANSASLVHYAFVSGLV